A genomic region of Solanum dulcamara chromosome 2, daSolDulc1.2, whole genome shotgun sequence contains the following coding sequences:
- the LOC129879859 gene encoding auxin efflux carrier component 3-like isoform X1, translated as MITWHDLYVVLTAVVPLYVAMILAYGSVRWWKIFSPDQCSGINRFVAIFAVPLLSFHFIAMNNPYEMNFRFIAADSLQKVIMLVVLSLWANLTKNGSLEWSITIFSLSTLPNTLVMGIPLLIAMYGEYSGSLMVQVVVLQCIIWYTLLLFLFEYRGAKMLIMEQFPETAASIVSFKVESDVVSLDGHDFLETDAEIGQDGKLHVTVRKSNASRRSFAMDHRPSNLTGAEIYSLSSSRNPTPRGSNFNHNDFYSMMGFPGGRLSNFGPADMYSVQSSRGPTPRPSNFEENCAPGGLVQSSPRFGYFATQQPAPGSYPAPNPEITSTVPKNTKPQQPNVQAQKQEVQQQQQQQQPPNAKGNNHDAKELHMFVWSSSNSPVSETGGLHVFGGNDFSANEQSGRSDGAKEIRMLVSDHPQNGDTKAISQTGEFGGEDFTFGGANGGGKDGDEEKGEKEGPAGLTKLGSSFTSELHPKPTEGQDAGIGKQMPPASVMTRLILIMVWRKLIRNPNTYSSLIGLIWSLISFRWHVHMPKIIEKSISILSDAGLGMAMFSLGLFMALQPKIIACGNTVATFAMAVRFLTGPAVMAAASIAVGLRGTLLHVAIVQAALPQGIVPFVFAKEYNVHPAILSTAVIFGMLIALPITLVYYIILGL; from the exons ATGATCACTTGGCACGATCTGTATGTTGTGTTAACAGCAGTTGTTCCTCTTTACGTTGCTATGATTTTAGCTTATGGCTCTGTTCGTTGGTGGAAAATCTTTTCCCCTGATCAATGTTCTGGGATTAACAGATTTGTGGCTATTTTTGCAGTTCCTTTGTTGTCTTTTCACTTCATAGCCATGAACAATCCATATGAAATGAATTTCCGTTTCATCGCAGCTGATTCGTTGCAGAAAGTAATTATGTTGGTGGTTCTTTCACTATGGGCTAATTTAACTAAAAATGGTAGCCTTGAATGGAGTATTacaattttttcactttcaacACTACCCAATACATTGGTTATGGGTATTCCTTTGTTAATTGCTATGTACGGTGAGTACTCTGGCAGTCTCATGGTACAAGTAGTCGTCTTGCAATGTATAATTTGGTACACCCTTTTGCTTTTCTTGTTCGAGTATCGCGGGGCGAAAATGCTTATAATGGAACAATTCCCAGAAACGGCTGCTTCTATTGTTTCGTTTAAAGTGGAATCTGATGTTGTTTCTCTTGATGGACATGATTTTCTTGAAACTGATGCTGAAATTGGCCAAGATGGTAAACTTCATGTTACTGTAAGGAAATCAAATGCGTCTCGGAGGTCGTTTGCTATGGACCATCGACCATCGAATCTCACCGGAGCTGAGATTTACAGTCTCAGTTCGTCGAGGAATCCGACTCCGAGAGGATCTAATTTTAACCACAATGATTTTTACTCTATGATGGGTTTTCCGGGAGGAAGATTATCTAATTTCGGTCCTGCAGATATGTACTCTGTACAATCATCTCGGGGTCCGACTCCGAGACCATCTAATTTCGAAGAAAACTGTGCTCCGGGAGGTCTAGTTCAGAGCTCCCCGAGGTTTGGGTATTTCGCGACGCAACAGCCAGCGCCGGGATCTTATCCTGCCCCGAACCCCGAAATTACTTCTACAGTGCCTAAAAATACAAAACCTCAGCAACCAAATGTACAAGCACAGAAGCAGGAAGTacaacaacagcagcagcagcagcagccgCCAAATGCTAAAGGCAATAATCATGATGCTAAGGAACTTCACATGTTTGTATGGAGCTCAAGTAATTCTCCGGTGTCGGAAACCGGCGGCCTCCATGTGTTCGGCGGCAATGATTTCAGTGCTAACGAACAATCGGGTCGATCCGATGGAGCTAAAGAAATTCGTATGTTGGTTTCTGATCATCCTCAAAATGGAGATACTAAAG CCATTTCTCAAACAGGGGAATTTGGTGGGGAGGATTTCACCTTTGGAGGTGCGAATGGTGGTGGAAAAGATGGAGACGAAGAAAAAGGCGAAAAAGAGGGTCCTGCTGGACTGACTAAATTGGGGTCTAGCTTCACATCGGAGCTACACCCCAAACCTACTGAAGGACAAGATGCTGGTATTGGTAAACAGATGCCTCCGGCGAGTGTTATGACCCGTTTGATCTTAATCATGGTTTGGCGTAAGCTTATACGTAATCCAAACACCTATTCGAGCCTCATTGGTCTGATTTGGTCTCTAATCTCGTTTAG GTGGCATGTGCATATGCCCAAAATTATAGAGAAGTCAATCTCCATTCTCTCTGACGCTGGCCTTGGAATGGCTATGTTTAGCTTGG GTTTGTTTATGGCTCTTCAACCAAAGATCATTGCATGTGGTAACACAGTGGCTACATTTGCAATGGCTGTGAGGTTTCTGACTGGCCCAGCAGTTATGGCTGCTGCTTCAATTGCCGTTGGCCTTCGTGGTACCCTTCTTCATGTAGCCATTGTACAG GCTGCATTGCCACAAGGGATTGTCCCATTTGTGTTTGCTAAGGAGTACAACGTTCATCCAGCCATTCTTAGCACTGC GGTTATTTTCGGGATGTTGATAGCGCTGCCAATCACATTAGTGTACTACATCATCCTTGGATTATAA
- the LOC129879859 gene encoding auxin efflux carrier component 4-like isoform X2, whose protein sequence is MITWHDLYVVLTAVVPLYVAMILAYGSVRWWKIFSPDQCSGINRFVAIFAVPLLSFHFIAMNNPYEMNFRFIAADSLQKVIMLVVLSLWANLTKNGSLEWSITIFSLSTLPNTLVMGIPLLIAMYGEYSGSLMVQVVVLQCIIWYTLLLFLFEYRGAKMLIMEQFPETAASIVSFKVESDVVSLDGHDFLETDAEIGQDGKLHVTVRKSNASRRSFAMDHRPSNLTGAEIYSLSSSRNPTPRGSNFNHNDFYSMMGFPGGRLSNFGPADMYSVQSSRGPTPRPSNFEENCAPGGLVQSSPRFGYFATQQPAPGSYPAPNPEITSTVPKNTKPQQPNVQAQKQEVQQQQQQQQPPNAKGNNHDAKELHMFVWSSSNSPVSETGGLHVFGGNDFSANEQSGRSDGAKEIRMLVSDHPQNGDTKGEFGGEDFTFGGANGGGKDGDEEKGEKEGPAGLTKLGSSFTSELHPKPTEGQDAGIGKQMPPASVMTRLILIMVWRKLIRNPNTYSSLIGLIWSLISFRWHVHMPKIIEKSISILSDAGLGMAMFSLGLFMALQPKIIACGNTVATFAMAVRFLTGPAVMAAASIAVGLRGTLLHVAIVQAALPQGIVPFVFAKEYNVHPAILSTAVIFGMLIALPITLVYYIILGL, encoded by the exons ATGATCACTTGGCACGATCTGTATGTTGTGTTAACAGCAGTTGTTCCTCTTTACGTTGCTATGATTTTAGCTTATGGCTCTGTTCGTTGGTGGAAAATCTTTTCCCCTGATCAATGTTCTGGGATTAACAGATTTGTGGCTATTTTTGCAGTTCCTTTGTTGTCTTTTCACTTCATAGCCATGAACAATCCATATGAAATGAATTTCCGTTTCATCGCAGCTGATTCGTTGCAGAAAGTAATTATGTTGGTGGTTCTTTCACTATGGGCTAATTTAACTAAAAATGGTAGCCTTGAATGGAGTATTacaattttttcactttcaacACTACCCAATACATTGGTTATGGGTATTCCTTTGTTAATTGCTATGTACGGTGAGTACTCTGGCAGTCTCATGGTACAAGTAGTCGTCTTGCAATGTATAATTTGGTACACCCTTTTGCTTTTCTTGTTCGAGTATCGCGGGGCGAAAATGCTTATAATGGAACAATTCCCAGAAACGGCTGCTTCTATTGTTTCGTTTAAAGTGGAATCTGATGTTGTTTCTCTTGATGGACATGATTTTCTTGAAACTGATGCTGAAATTGGCCAAGATGGTAAACTTCATGTTACTGTAAGGAAATCAAATGCGTCTCGGAGGTCGTTTGCTATGGACCATCGACCATCGAATCTCACCGGAGCTGAGATTTACAGTCTCAGTTCGTCGAGGAATCCGACTCCGAGAGGATCTAATTTTAACCACAATGATTTTTACTCTATGATGGGTTTTCCGGGAGGAAGATTATCTAATTTCGGTCCTGCAGATATGTACTCTGTACAATCATCTCGGGGTCCGACTCCGAGACCATCTAATTTCGAAGAAAACTGTGCTCCGGGAGGTCTAGTTCAGAGCTCCCCGAGGTTTGGGTATTTCGCGACGCAACAGCCAGCGCCGGGATCTTATCCTGCCCCGAACCCCGAAATTACTTCTACAGTGCCTAAAAATACAAAACCTCAGCAACCAAATGTACAAGCACAGAAGCAGGAAGTacaacaacagcagcagcagcagcagccgCCAAATGCTAAAGGCAATAATCATGATGCTAAGGAACTTCACATGTTTGTATGGAGCTCAAGTAATTCTCCGGTGTCGGAAACCGGCGGCCTCCATGTGTTCGGCGGCAATGATTTCAGTGCTAACGAACAATCGGGTCGATCCGATGGAGCTAAAGAAATTCGTATGTTGGTTTCTGATCATCCTCAAAATGGAGATACTAAAG GGGAATTTGGTGGGGAGGATTTCACCTTTGGAGGTGCGAATGGTGGTGGAAAAGATGGAGACGAAGAAAAAGGCGAAAAAGAGGGTCCTGCTGGACTGACTAAATTGGGGTCTAGCTTCACATCGGAGCTACACCCCAAACCTACTGAAGGACAAGATGCTGGTATTGGTAAACAGATGCCTCCGGCGAGTGTTATGACCCGTTTGATCTTAATCATGGTTTGGCGTAAGCTTATACGTAATCCAAACACCTATTCGAGCCTCATTGGTCTGATTTGGTCTCTAATCTCGTTTAG GTGGCATGTGCATATGCCCAAAATTATAGAGAAGTCAATCTCCATTCTCTCTGACGCTGGCCTTGGAATGGCTATGTTTAGCTTGG GTTTGTTTATGGCTCTTCAACCAAAGATCATTGCATGTGGTAACACAGTGGCTACATTTGCAATGGCTGTGAGGTTTCTGACTGGCCCAGCAGTTATGGCTGCTGCTTCAATTGCCGTTGGCCTTCGTGGTACCCTTCTTCATGTAGCCATTGTACAG GCTGCATTGCCACAAGGGATTGTCCCATTTGTGTTTGCTAAGGAGTACAACGTTCATCCAGCCATTCTTAGCACTGC GGTTATTTTCGGGATGTTGATAGCGCTGCCAATCACATTAGTGTACTACATCATCCTTGGATTATAA